A genomic window from Pseudanabaena yagii GIHE-NHR1 includes:
- a CDS encoding YHYH protein has protein sequence MNKYFISLTCLIILLITLFQKVGIVNSATKPERSPNLTIANVISQANPVDLKRLPLGDGKISNSPKVGWIWACRIDPNAGGAFRDGNWIKSDGTYDFTAKPIVQGKVNWDYRFKMSRQGNKRIFSTNDLPNHPTGIYPIAPNSEAFLYDRNPNRIAPQNMQVELPANPQLASQPSCASGAVGILLTGTVLFNALDALGRDAVAHETQDVCQGHPQEAGVYHYHSATTCLPDQTTKDGHSTLMGYSLDGFGIFGRHGESGKVLKSADLDVCHGHTHQINWDGKQISMYHYHATWDFPYTVGCMRGSYKMSDVMTISGPRPRRREGFPPQDFGNAPPRRPNLAIAAQKLGISEQKLRDALGAPPPNLEISAERLGISEQTLRDALGVP, from the coding sequence ATGAATAAATATTTTATTAGCCTCACTTGTTTAATAATTCTGCTCATTACACTCTTCCAAAAAGTGGGGATAGTCAACTCGGCAACTAAGCCTGAGCGATCGCCAAATCTCACAATTGCCAACGTGATATCTCAAGCGAATCCAGTCGATCTGAAGCGATTACCTTTAGGTGATGGCAAAATATCTAATAGCCCAAAAGTTGGCTGGATCTGGGCATGTCGCATCGATCCCAATGCTGGTGGCGCTTTTCGAGATGGGAATTGGATTAAATCAGATGGTACTTACGATTTCACCGCGAAACCGATTGTGCAAGGGAAGGTTAATTGGGATTACCGCTTTAAAATGTCACGTCAAGGCAATAAGCGTATTTTTAGCACCAATGATTTGCCGAACCATCCGACAGGGATATATCCCATTGCTCCCAATAGCGAAGCCTTTCTCTATGATCGCAATCCCAATCGTATCGCCCCTCAGAATATGCAGGTAGAGTTGCCTGCGAATCCCCAACTAGCAAGCCAGCCAAGCTGTGCATCGGGGGCAGTTGGTATTTTGTTGACGGGTACAGTTTTGTTTAATGCCCTTGATGCACTAGGACGTGATGCAGTAGCCCATGAAACCCAAGATGTCTGTCAGGGACATCCACAGGAGGCAGGGGTTTATCACTATCACAGTGCTACTACCTGTTTACCTGATCAGACAACGAAGGATGGCCATTCAACATTGATGGGCTATAGTCTCGATGGCTTTGGCATTTTCGGTCGGCATGGAGAAAGTGGCAAGGTGTTAAAGAGTGCCGATTTAGATGTTTGTCATGGACATACTCATCAGATTAATTGGGATGGCAAGCAAATTTCTATGTATCACTACCATGCAACTTGGGATTTTCCCTATACGGTTGGTTGTATGCGTGGTTCCTATAAAATGAGCGATGTGATGACAATTAGTGGTCCCAGACCAAGAAGGAGAGAGGGTTTTCCTCCCCAAGATTTTGGGAATGCTCCTCCACGTCGTCCTAATTTGGCAATTGCCGCACAGAAGTTAGGAATTAGCGAACAAAAGCTGCGCGATGCTCTTGGTGCGCCCCCTCCTAATCTAGAAATTTCCGCAGAGCGTTTAGGAATCAGTGAGCAGACATTGCGTGATGCATTAGGAGTGCCCTAG
- a CDS encoding sensor domain-containing diguanylate cyclase — MAGLIGICCKSGLGDGLKEIKPPSSSLETILGNLPPQWTSLPTSEAINFPKGIQAGFVQTPEGLLLLTERPQISDREQLRLLIGQWLTPSRLKSFGERSLLRLRLLSIKDPEVPEELKSPQLGNLRSIKDYTPKPDLQPKLDGTAGKNIFPSEETKFQAGYILLRDIKGEPIAVLQSISPKPFATQGEEGVKILLLFVWLTVLVFGITSNLLLDRWVLSRISHLSKQLKEVKADFSHSTEVSLAGNDELSELASDINLMLQEQERYQESLRLAKAEIEAANQELERLACTDGLTKVMNRRFFQMHLDKIWQAALQSSQPLSLLLCDVDFFKLYNDTYGHLAGDLCLQKVAKAMADVVEREPNAIIARYGGEEFAAVLFNMPVSKAVDIAEQIRISVFNLNLPHASSKASDLVTLSIGVCSLIPQEHLSDRDLIAQADEYLYQAKSEGRNRVATNLANINKLPALS; from the coding sequence GTGGCGGGTTTGATCGGAATTTGCTGTAAGAGTGGCTTAGGAGATGGACTCAAAGAAATTAAGCCTCCTTCCTCATCTCTAGAAACCATCCTAGGCAATCTCCCCCCACAATGGACAAGCCTTCCCACTAGTGAGGCAATTAATTTCCCAAAAGGTATTCAAGCGGGATTTGTTCAAACACCTGAAGGCTTACTATTACTAACAGAGCGTCCACAGATTAGCGATCGCGAGCAACTACGACTACTGATTGGGCAATGGCTAACTCCTAGTCGGCTCAAAAGCTTTGGAGAGCGATCACTTTTAAGATTACGTCTTCTCTCCATCAAAGATCCAGAAGTTCCTGAAGAGTTGAAATCACCACAGTTAGGTAATTTACGCTCCATTAAAGACTACACTCCCAAACCAGATTTACAACCTAAACTAGATGGAACGGCTGGTAAGAATATATTTCCATCTGAAGAGACCAAATTTCAAGCTGGCTATATACTTTTACGGGATATAAAAGGCGAACCGATCGCAGTGCTTCAGTCAATTTCTCCTAAGCCCTTTGCCACACAGGGAGAAGAAGGCGTAAAGATTCTCCTACTATTTGTATGGTTAACGGTTCTGGTATTTGGCATAACTTCCAACTTACTTCTTGATCGCTGGGTTCTATCGCGAATTTCCCATTTGAGTAAACAACTTAAGGAAGTGAAAGCAGATTTTAGCCACTCTACAGAGGTATCGCTAGCAGGAAATGATGAACTAAGCGAACTTGCCTCTGATATTAACTTGATGTTACAAGAACAGGAACGCTATCAAGAAAGCTTGCGCCTAGCGAAAGCAGAAATAGAAGCAGCTAATCAGGAATTAGAGCGTTTAGCCTGTACCGATGGATTAACTAAGGTGATGAATCGTCGCTTCTTTCAAATGCATCTGGACAAAATTTGGCAAGCCGCATTGCAATCATCACAACCTCTATCGCTGCTCCTTTGCGATGTTGACTTTTTCAAACTGTATAACGATACCTATGGGCATCTCGCAGGTGATCTCTGTTTGCAGAAAGTCGCTAAAGCAATGGCTGATGTTGTAGAACGTGAACCTAATGCGATCATTGCCCGTTATGGTGGCGAAGAATTTGCCGCAGTCCTATTTAATATGCCCGTCAGTAAAGCCGTTGACATTGCCGAGCAAATACGGATATCTGTTTTCAACTTAAATCTTCCCCACGCCAGTTCTAAGGCAAGCGATCTCGTCACCTTGAGTATTGGTGTTTGTAGTTTGATTCCTCAAGAGCACTTGTCTGATCGAGATTTAATCGCACAGGCTGATGAATATCTCTATCAAGCAAAATCAGAAGGTAGAAACCGTGTTGCGACAAACCTTGCAAATATCAATAAACTGCCAGCATTAAGTTGA
- a CDS encoding ArsR/SmtB family transcription factor: MTLSPSALTQVADYFKVLSELSRLQVLCSLKSGSKNVTEIMEETGLGQANVSKHLKILAQAGIVSRTPQGVSVYYEIVEPFIFDLCELVGDRLSLRLQEQSQQLKQLESLRRNKNVSAGRL; encoded by the coding sequence ATGACTCTATCTCCCTCTGCTCTCACACAGGTTGCTGATTACTTCAAAGTATTATCAGAACTGAGTCGCTTGCAAGTATTGTGTTCTCTTAAGTCAGGCTCAAAAAATGTTACTGAAATTATGGAAGAAACGGGGCTGGGGCAGGCAAATGTCTCCAAGCACCTGAAGATTTTAGCGCAGGCAGGAATTGTATCGCGGACTCCCCAAGGTGTGAGTGTGTATTACGAAATTGTGGAACCATTTATTTTTGATTTATGTGAACTGGTAGGAGATCGCCTATCGCTACGTTTGCAAGAACAGTCTCAACAACTAAAACAACTAGAATCATTACGCCGTAATAAAAATGTCAGTGCAGGACGTTTGTAG
- a CDS encoding oxygenase MpaB family protein, protein MRKPITERIAQLDPQQDCQEIIFLLTYHVFPWDIERALEFALFRTYAIPAISSLLAKTGEFIKRPRKRYDDTELIMSEIVEHGYDSDRGQRALRRMNQMHGRFPISNEDFLYVLSTFIYEPIRWLDRYGWRSLTRNEQLACFYFYREVGLRMNIRDIPEDFDQFEQFNRNYEQNNFVLATSNRIIAKVTVNLFLSFYLPRLLWSLGRPLIYAALDDPLMAALSLPCPPAFLRKMVTGTLKLRGKLVGFLPERREPLLGTNRKRPSYPEGYKIEELGTFSKDGYR, encoded by the coding sequence ATGAGAAAGCCAATTACAGAGCGTATTGCCCAGCTAGATCCACAGCAGGATTGTCAAGAAATTATCTTTTTGCTCACATATCATGTTTTTCCTTGGGATATTGAGCGGGCTTTAGAATTTGCCCTATTTCGCACCTATGCCATTCCTGCCATCTCTAGCCTCTTAGCGAAAACAGGAGAATTTATTAAGCGACCCCGTAAGCGTTACGACGATACGGAACTAATCATGTCAGAAATTGTTGAACATGGCTATGATAGCGATCGCGGTCAAAGGGCATTGCGGCGCATGAACCAAATGCATGGACGATTTCCAATTAGCAACGAAGACTTTCTCTATGTCCTCAGCACCTTCATTTACGAACCAATTCGTTGGTTAGACCGCTACGGATGGCGATCGCTAACGCGCAATGAGCAACTGGCTTGTTTTTACTTTTATCGAGAGGTGGGCTTACGGATGAATATTCGTGATATCCCTGAAGATTTCGATCAATTTGAGCAGTTTAACCGCAATTACGAGCAAAACAATTTTGTTCTAGCTACTTCAAATCGAATCATCGCTAAAGTTACGGTAAATTTATTTTTAAGTTTTTATTTACCACGATTACTATGGTCACTAGGAAGACCTCTTATTTACGCTGCACTTGACGATCCTTTAATGGCAGCACTTTCTCTTCCTTGTCCACCTGCTTTTTTACGCAAAATGGTTACAGGTACTTTGAAATTACGCGGCAAACTTGTAGGATTCCTTCCTGAACGTCGCGAACCTTTGCTAGGCACTAATCGCAAGCGCCCATCTTATCCTGAAGGTTACAAAATTGAAGAGCTAGGTACATTCTCTAAGGATGGCTATCGGTGA
- a CDS encoding helix-turn-helix domain-containing protein, with product MAKRFKVSLSFVRDFLRRYRETDEIAAKPQGGDRRSKIKGKNEELVKAIVREQNDIYLREIKEKLQETKEIKVSVSSLSRTLKRLDLGRKKKL from the coding sequence TTGGCAAAACGATTTAAAGTAAGTCTGTCTTTTGTGCGAGATTTTTTGCGTCGGTATCGAGAAACAGATGAAATCGCAGCAAAACCGCAAGGAGGAGATCGACGATCCAAAATTAAAGGCAAGAATGAAGAATTAGTGAAAGCAATTGTTAGAGAACAAAATGATATATATCTGCGAGAGATAAAAGAAAAACTCCAAGAAACCAAAGAAATTAAGGTGAGTGTATCGAGTTTAAGCCGTACTCTCAAGCGATTGGATTTAGGGCGTAAAAAAAAACTTTAG